Proteins encoded by one window of Melospiza georgiana isolate bMelGeo1 chromosome 18, bMelGeo1.pri, whole genome shotgun sequence:
- the RITA1 gene encoding RBPJ-interacting and tubulin-associated protein 1, translating to MSVRRRIHVSGRGRKGPGPVRARPGAAAMRAAGPAPAPVPAGGGSAAAAARPPRGPRGRRRVRPSFVDESLFGRPAGARPPPPAFPPPWAAPAAPSARGSRPGSQSRSRSHAPSFCDESLFGAKPQGAAWAAPRMRKEDVAKLHSLLWSPPPAPQSQPGLSPHSRGAPLRAVHPPATSEPGPREKLCAWRHPGSDACPKGWAAPGRARSQSVSRLSTPPDRIHLPSSLGTERWRNQSAPTTPAAPRGPRVRGRSNSVSGSPVPRNAKAAGGCSARPPWK from the exons ATGTCGGTCCGGCGGCGGATCCACGTGTCGGGGCGGGGGCGGAAGGGGCCGGGCCCGGTCCGAGcccgccccggggccgcggcCATGCGGGCGGCAGGTCCGGCCCCAGCCCCGGTCCCGGCCGGGGGTGGCTCGGCTGCCGCTGCCGCCCGCCCTCCGCGGGGtccccggggccgccgccgggTGCGGCCGTCCTTCGTGGACGAGTCGCTGTTCGGCCGGCCCGCGGgggcccgcccgccgccgcccgccttCCCGCCGCCCTGGGCGGCTCCGGCGGCTCCCTCAGCGCGCGGCTCCCGGCCCGGCAGCCAGAGCAG GTCCCGAAGCCACGCTCCGTCCTTCTGTGACGAGTCCCTGTTCGGTGCCAAGCCGCAGGGCGCTGCCTGGGCCGCTCCGCGGATGAGGAAGGAGGATGTAGCCAAGCTCCACTCGCTGCTCtggagccccccgcccgccccgcagAGCCAGCCCGGCCTGTCCCCGCACAGCCGGGGCGCTCCCCTGCGGGCCGTCCATCCCCCGGCCACGTCCGAGCCCGGCCCCCGGGAGAAGCTGTGTGCCTGGAGACATCCCGGGAGCGATGCTTGCCCCAAGGGCTGGGCTGCGCCTGGCAGAGCACGCTCTCAGTCTGTCAGCCGGCTGAGCACCCCCCCGGACAGGATTCACCTTCCTTCCAGCCTCGGCACAGAAAGGTGGAGGAACCAGAGCGCTCCAaccacccctgcagccccccggGGCCCGCGGGTGAGGGGTCGGTCCAACAGCGTGTCCGGATCTCCGGTGCCCAGGAATGCCAAGGCAGCAGGCGGTTGCTCAGCCAGACCTCCCTGGAAGTGA
- the DDX54 gene encoding ATP-dependent RNA helicase DDX54, producing MAPRNRRQPRQAPAPAAPLPAFPTATEEDDGADADAELDTQAMVRAQNQKKKKSGGFQSMGLSYPVFKGIMKKGYKVPTPIQRKTIPAILRGRDVVAMARTGSGKTACFLIPMFERLKAPSQAGPRALILSPTRELALQTLKFTKELGKFTGLKTALILGGDKMEDQFAALHENPDIIIATPGRLVHVAVEMKLKLHTVEYVVFDEADRLFEMGFAEQLQEIIARLPDCHQTVLFSATLPKLLVEFARAGLTEPMLIRLDVESKLSEQLKLVFFHVRGDDKPAVLLHLLRSVVKPQDQTVVFVATKHHTEYLRELLTAQGIRCTHIYSSLDQTARKINIAKFSQGKCPVLLVTDVAARGLDIPMLDNVINFSFPAKGKLFLHRVGRVARAGRSGTAYSLVAPDEMPYVFDLHLFLGRPLVLAGAQEMPADAGDVLGRVPQSLVDDEECLLLTDHESSLELRSLRRVADNAHKQYLRSRPGPSPESIKRAKDLDVSQLGMHPLFRARFEDTELQRLKLVDSIKSYKSKATIFEINATSRTPASTVMRSKRRHDHALIEKFQRGQQEKRAAALKGQGMCPAPPEPQDGEGEQEDLQDVFSNVGGQKRKRSRGGEDGPRKKPQQPAQQAEDFYIPYRPKDFESERGLSVGGEGSAFEQQAAGAVLDLMGDENHNLNKNKQLLKWDRKKKRFVGQTGQEDKKKVRTESGRYISSSYKNNLYEKWKQKYKVDERDEDEEGPRSSEQFRGKHRRGQGPTQCPAQGRVRSELRNKQQILKRRKKAAKQRFLQSGGLKRLRARGRQRVQELRLMAFGRRAGPARKGKLRKRM from the exons ATGGCGCCGCGCAACCGCCGGCAGCCACGCCAGGCGCCG gccccTGCGGCCCCACTGCCCGCCTTCCCTACGGCCACCGAGGAGGACGATGGCGCCGACGCTGATGCTGAGCTGGACACTCAGGCCATGGTGCGGGCCCAGAaccagaagaagaagaaatccGGGGGCTTCCAGTCCATGG GCCTCAGCTACCCTGTCTTCAAGGGCATCATGAAGAAGGGCTACAAGGTGCCCACGCCCATCCAGAGGAAG ACCATCCCTGCCATCCTGCGTGGCCGGGATGTGGTGGCCATGGCCCGCACGGGCAGTGGGAAGACGGCCTGTTTCCTCATCCCCATGTTCGAGCGGCTGAAGGCGCCCAGCCAGGCCGGGCCGCGCGCCCTCATCCTCTCACCCACCCGGGAGCTGGCCCTGCAGACCCTCAAGTTCACCAAGGAG ctgggcaaGTTCACTGGTTTGAAGACAGCCCTGATCCTGGGAGGAGACAA GATGGAGGACCAGTTTGCTGCCCTGCATGAGAACCCTGACAT aaTCATAGCCACCCCTGGGCGCCTGGTGCACGTGGCAGTGGAGATGAAGCTGAAGCTGCACACCGTGGAGTACGTGGTGTTCGACGAGGCAGACAG gctcttTGAGATGGGCtttgctgagcagctgcaggagatcATTGCCCGGCTCCCCGACTGCCACCAGACCGTGCTGTTCTCCGCCACGCTGCCCAAGCTGCTCGTCGAGTTTGCCCGGGCTG GCCTCACTGAGCCCATGCTGATCCGCCTGGACGTGGAGTCCAAGCTGAGCGAGCAGCTCAAG CTGGTGTTCTTCCACGTGCGTGGGGACGACAAACCGGCCGTGCTGCTCCACCTGCTCCGCAGCGTGGTGAAACCCCAGGACCAGACCGTCGTCTTCGTGGCCACCAAGCACCACACGGAGTATCTGAGGGAG ctgctgacAGCACAGGGCATCCGCTGCACCCACATCTACAGCTCTCTGGACCAGACCGCCCGCAAGATCAACATTGCCAAGTTCTCCCAGGGCAagtgcccagtgctgctggtcACCGACGTGGCTGCCCGGGGGCTGGACATCCCCATGCTGGACAATGTCATCAACTTCAGCTTCCCTGCCAAGGGCAAGCTGTTCCTGCATCGTGTCG GTCGTGTGGCCCGGGCTGGCCGCAGTGGCACTGCCTACTCGCTGGTGGCTCCTGACGAGATGCCCTACGTGTTTGACCTCCACCTCTTCCTGGGGCGCCCGCTCGTCCTCGCCGGGGCCCAGGAGATGCCTGCAG atgCTGGCGATGTCCTGGGCCGTGTGCCCCAGAGCCTGGTGGATGATGAGGAATGCCTGCTGCTGACGGACCATGagagctccctggagctgcGCAGCCTCCGCCGCGTCGCCGACAACGCCCACAAGCAGTACCtgcgctcccggcccggcccctcgCCCGAGTCCATCAAGAGGGCCAAGGACCTGGATGTGTCCCAGCTGGGCATGCACCCCCTCTTCA GAGCTCGCTTCGAGGACACCGAGCTGCAAAGGCTGAAGTTGGTGGATAGCATTAAGAGCTACAAGTCCAAGGCG acCATCTTTGAGATCAACGCCACGTCCCGGACACCGGCCAGCACCGTGATGCGATCGAAGCGGCGCCACGACCATGCCCTGATTGAGAAGTtccagcgtgggcagcaggagaagcGGGCAGCAGCACTTAAAGGGCAGGGGATgtgcccagcccctcctgagccccaggatggggaaggagagcaggaagACCTCCAG GACGTGTTCTCCAATGTGGGGGGCCAGAAACGAAAACGGAGCCGAGGAGGAGAAGATGGTCCCAGGAAAAAGCCACAGCAGCCggcacagcaggctgaggaCTTCTACATCCCCTACCGGCCCAAGGACTTTGAGAGTGAGCGGGG GCTGAGCGTGGGCGGCGAGGGCAGCGCCTTCGAGCAGCAGGCGGCCGGGGCCGTGCTGGATCTCATGGGCGACGAGAACCACAACCTCAACAAGAACAAGCAGCTGCTCAAGTG GGACCGCAAGAAGAAGCGGTTTGTGGGGCAGACGGGCcaggaggacaagaagaaggtGCGGACGGAGAGCGGGCGCTACATCAGCAGCTCCTACAAGAACAACCT CTATGAGAAGTGGAAGCAGAAGTACAAGGTTGACGAGCGGGACGAGGACGAGGAAGGGCCACGCAGCAGCGAGCAGTTCCGAGGGAAGCACAGGCGTGGGCAGG GCCCCACGCAGTGCCCGGCGCAGGGCAGGGTGCGCTCGGAGCTGAGGAACAAGCAGCAGATCCTGAAGCGGCGCAAGAAGGCGGCCAAGCAGCGCTTCCTGCAGAGCGGGGGCCTGAAGCGGCTGCGGGCGCGCGGGCGGCAGCGCGTGCAGGAGCTGCGGCTCATGGCCTTCGGCcgccgcgccggccccgccaGGAAGGGCAAGCTCAGGAAGAGGATGTAG
- the CFAP73 gene encoding cilia- and flagella-associated protein 73 isoform X1, producing MQAGLSLSGPDPRVSGPGTAAAPGSPARGTVADALPRLSLRSPAELHAARGRTGTARGPATLPPSTRVLLKRREAAEAERELQNQRQEFQQRMQRLAQRRQQLARRREQHRDAVLRFQSFLKAAAARRERELRRADEQRARAAAERAESARLRRELERLRRHRERLARRLRSLRPFGDYLRDVLAAMGQFQDVPAMLVHLGVLAEVRAALAREAEAGQEQLAQGRAQLQRYRQESSTQLLGTRNELARLHTRLEAAQRDVRQWESCWTHIQSTATQKTLLLGQIKLAVLNLFQQTTAQLRILTDRAQDTKAQLDTVLLCMKALSDICATGAHPQQHRSVRLLQGHK from the exons AtgcaggcagggctcagcctgagTGGTCCTGACCCCCGGGTGAGCGGGCCAGGCACAGCGGCggcccctggcagccctgcccgTGGCACGGTGGCAgatgccctgcccaggctctccCTCCGCAGCCCGGCCGAGCTGCACGCAGCCCGTGGCAGGacggggacagcgcggggccCCGCCACGCTCCCTCCATCCACCCGTGTGCTGCTGAAGAGGCGGGAGGCGGCGGAGGCGGAGCGGGAGCTGCAGAACCAGCGGCAG GAGTTCCAGCAGCGGATGCAGCGCCTGGCGCAGCGCCGGCAGCAGCTGGCCCGGAGGCGAGAGCAGCACCGCGACGCCGTGCTCAGATTCCAGTCCTTCCTCAAG gcggcggcggcccggCGGGAGCGGGAGCTGCGGAGGGCGGACGAGCAgcgggcgcgggcggcggcggagcgAGCGGAGAGCGCCCGGCTGCGGCGGGAGCTGGAGCGGCTgcggcggcaccgggagcgccTGGCCCGGCGCCTGCGGAGCCTCCGGCCCTTCGGGGACTACCTGCGGGACGTGCTGGCCGCGATGGGCCAG TTCCAGGACGTGCCGGCCATGCTGGTGCATTTGGGGGTGCTGGCGGAGGTGcgggcagccctggcacgggAGGCAGAAGccgggcaggagcagctggcccagggcagggcacagctccagcgGTACCGTCAGGAGAGCAGCACCCAGCTCCTGGGCACCAGGAACGAGCTGGCACGGCTCCACACACGCCTGGAGGCTGCCCAGCGGGACGTGCGCCAGTGG GAGTCCTGCTGGACCCACATCCAGAGCACAGCCACCCAGAagaccctgctgctggggcagatcAAGCTGGCTGTGCTGAACCTCTTCCAGcaaaccacagcacagctcaggatcctcacagacagagcccaggacaCGAAGGCCCAGTTGGACACG gtgctgctctgcatgAAGGCTCTGTCTGACATCTGTGCCACCGGCgcacacccacagcagcacaggagtgTCAGGCTGCTTCAGGGCCACAAATAG
- the CFAP73 gene encoding cilia- and flagella-associated protein 73 isoform X3, translating to MEPELEARVREALRDKLRLLPAELHAARGRTGTARGPATLPPSTRVLLKRREAAEAERELQNQRQEFQQRMQRLAQRRQQLARRREQHRDAVLRFQSFLKAAAARRERELRRADEQRARAAAERAESARLRRELERLRRHRERLARRLRSLRPFGDYLRDVLAAMGQFQDVPAMLVHLGVLAEVRAALAREAEAGQEQLAQGRAQLQRYRQESSTQLLGTRNELARLHTRLEAAQRDVRQWESCWTHIQSTATQKTLLLGQIKLAVLNLFQQTTAQLRILTDRAQDTKAQLDTVLLCMKALSDICATGAHPQQHRSVRLLQGHK from the exons ATGGAGCCGGAGCTGGAGGCGCGGGTGCGAGAGGCGTTGCGGGACAAACTGCGGCTGCT CCCGGCCGAGCTGCACGCAGCCCGTGGCAGGacggggacagcgcggggccCCGCCACGCTCCCTCCATCCACCCGTGTGCTGCTGAAGAGGCGGGAGGCGGCGGAGGCGGAGCGGGAGCTGCAGAACCAGCGGCAG GAGTTCCAGCAGCGGATGCAGCGCCTGGCGCAGCGCCGGCAGCAGCTGGCCCGGAGGCGAGAGCAGCACCGCGACGCCGTGCTCAGATTCCAGTCCTTCCTCAAG gcggcggcggcccggCGGGAGCGGGAGCTGCGGAGGGCGGACGAGCAgcgggcgcgggcggcggcggagcgAGCGGAGAGCGCCCGGCTGCGGCGGGAGCTGGAGCGGCTgcggcggcaccgggagcgccTGGCCCGGCGCCTGCGGAGCCTCCGGCCCTTCGGGGACTACCTGCGGGACGTGCTGGCCGCGATGGGCCAG TTCCAGGACGTGCCGGCCATGCTGGTGCATTTGGGGGTGCTGGCGGAGGTGcgggcagccctggcacgggAGGCAGAAGccgggcaggagcagctggcccagggcagggcacagctccagcgGTACCGTCAGGAGAGCAGCACCCAGCTCCTGGGCACCAGGAACGAGCTGGCACGGCTCCACACACGCCTGGAGGCTGCCCAGCGGGACGTGCGCCAGTGG GAGTCCTGCTGGACCCACATCCAGAGCACAGCCACCCAGAagaccctgctgctggggcagatcAAGCTGGCTGTGCTGAACCTCTTCCAGcaaaccacagcacagctcaggatcctcacagacagagcccaggacaCGAAGGCCCAGTTGGACACG gtgctgctctgcatgAAGGCTCTGTCTGACATCTGTGCCACCGGCgcacacccacagcagcacaggagtgTCAGGCTGCTTCAGGGCCACAAATAG
- the CFAP73 gene encoding cilia- and flagella-associated protein 73 isoform X2: MQAGLSLSGPDPRVSGPGTAAAPGSPARGTVADALPRLSLRSPAELHAARGRTGTARGPATLPPSTRVLLKRREAAEAERELQNQRQEFQQRMQRLAQRRQQLARRREQHRDAVLRFQSFLKAAAARRERELRRADEQRARAAAERAESARLRRELERLRRHRERLARRLRSLRPFGDYLRDVLAAMGQFQDVPAMLVHLGVLAEVRAALAREAEAGQEQLAQGRAQLQRYRQESSTQLLGTRNELARLHTRLEAAQRDVRQWESCWTHIQSTATQKTLLLGQIKLAVLNLFQQTTAQLRILTDRAQDTKAQLDTSLISTGAALHEGSV, encoded by the exons AtgcaggcagggctcagcctgagTGGTCCTGACCCCCGGGTGAGCGGGCCAGGCACAGCGGCggcccctggcagccctgcccgTGGCACGGTGGCAgatgccctgcccaggctctccCTCCGCAGCCCGGCCGAGCTGCACGCAGCCCGTGGCAGGacggggacagcgcggggccCCGCCACGCTCCCTCCATCCACCCGTGTGCTGCTGAAGAGGCGGGAGGCGGCGGAGGCGGAGCGGGAGCTGCAGAACCAGCGGCAG GAGTTCCAGCAGCGGATGCAGCGCCTGGCGCAGCGCCGGCAGCAGCTGGCCCGGAGGCGAGAGCAGCACCGCGACGCCGTGCTCAGATTCCAGTCCTTCCTCAAG gcggcggcggcccggCGGGAGCGGGAGCTGCGGAGGGCGGACGAGCAgcgggcgcgggcggcggcggagcgAGCGGAGAGCGCCCGGCTGCGGCGGGAGCTGGAGCGGCTgcggcggcaccgggagcgccTGGCCCGGCGCCTGCGGAGCCTCCGGCCCTTCGGGGACTACCTGCGGGACGTGCTGGCCGCGATGGGCCAG TTCCAGGACGTGCCGGCCATGCTGGTGCATTTGGGGGTGCTGGCGGAGGTGcgggcagccctggcacgggAGGCAGAAGccgggcaggagcagctggcccagggcagggcacagctccagcgGTACCGTCAGGAGAGCAGCACCCAGCTCCTGGGCACCAGGAACGAGCTGGCACGGCTCCACACACGCCTGGAGGCTGCCCAGCGGGACGTGCGCCAGTGG GAGTCCTGCTGGACCCACATCCAGAGCACAGCCACCCAGAagaccctgctgctggggcagatcAAGCTGGCTGTGCTGAACCTCTTCCAGcaaaccacagcacagctcaggatcctcacagacagagcccaggacaCGAAGGCCCAGTTGGACACG TCTCTCATCTCCAcaggtgctgctctgcatgAAGGCTCTGTCTGA